From Pseudomonas hefeiensis, one genomic window encodes:
- a CDS encoding CobW family GTP-binding protein, translating into MLQNIPTHVIAGPLGAGKTSLIKQLLAQRPANERWAVLINEFGQIGLDAALLTQTADGIALGEVAGGCLCCVNGAPFQIGLARLLRKARPDRLFIEPSGLGHPAQLMRQLNEAPWLGVLAVQPCVLVLDARAMADGTPLPDAQRQTLDNAGLLVLNKSEHLSETERLAVAAQLPEIALYWTRQAALPINRLPGLAARGSGVVDNVNLPKGVGQMSAVWSDPTSPICLHQRQDGGWSIGWRWHPSQRLDTVTLTRWLQGWGWKRAKMVIHSADGWVSANALEGATLQWQASEWRQDSRIELIFGEPQDVAALQAGLANCRCP; encoded by the coding sequence ATGCTGCAGAACATCCCCACCCACGTCATCGCAGGCCCTTTGGGTGCTGGCAAGACCAGTCTGATCAAGCAATTGCTGGCGCAGCGCCCGGCGAATGAGCGCTGGGCGGTGCTGATCAACGAGTTTGGTCAAATCGGCCTGGACGCGGCGTTACTGACCCAGACTGCCGATGGTATCGCACTGGGCGAAGTGGCCGGGGGGTGTTTGTGTTGCGTCAACGGCGCGCCATTTCAGATCGGCCTCGCTCGGTTACTGCGCAAGGCGCGCCCGGATCGACTGTTTATCGAGCCCTCCGGGCTGGGTCATCCGGCGCAGCTGATGCGGCAACTGAACGAAGCGCCATGGCTCGGCGTGCTGGCGGTTCAGCCTTGCGTGTTGGTGCTGGATGCCCGCGCGATGGCGGATGGCACGCCGTTGCCCGATGCGCAGCGACAAACCCTGGACAATGCCGGGTTGCTGGTGCTGAACAAATCCGAACACCTGAGCGAAACCGAACGCCTCGCCGTTGCTGCGCAACTGCCAGAGATTGCGCTGTACTGGACCCGACAGGCAGCGTTGCCGATCAATCGACTGCCAGGTCTTGCGGCTCGCGGAAGCGGGGTTGTGGATAACGTGAATCTACCCAAGGGCGTGGGACAGATGTCGGCCGTCTGGAGCGACCCGACATCGCCCATCTGCCTGCATCAGCGACAGGACGGCGGCTGGAGTATTGGCTGGCGCTGGCATCCGAGTCAGCGACTGGACACGGTGACACTGACGCGCTGGCTGCAAGGCTGGGGCTGGAAACGGGCGAAGATGGTTATCCACAGCGCCGATGGCTGGGTTTCAGCCAATGCGCTGGAGGGCGCGACGCTGCAGTGGCAGGCCAGCGAGTGGCGCCAGGACTCACGGATCGAATTGATTTTTGGTGAACCTCAAGACGTGGCAGCGCTACAAGCCGGTCTGGCGAATTGTCGGTGCCCGTGA
- a CDS encoding DUF1826 domain-containing protein encodes MLAPSQKREVQVRQAQGDTPRILTQILDDDTNLTVWQRQLPAHISDFAAMVLSMDQPLAESLVIDLPQEDAQPALEGLAAGFRDLHGYEGFIADVSWLVSAFACLLGARRVGLRLRTLDKAMCPRFHVDHVPVRLITTYAGVGSQWLKEGAMDRRRLAQPEAEPGDPRAVQQLACGDVALLKGEKWHGNEGMGLIHRSPQLTPGQRRLILTLDWLA; translated from the coding sequence ATGCTGGCGCCCAGTCAGAAGCGGGAAGTGCAGGTACGCCAGGCTCAGGGCGATACCCCGCGGATCCTGACGCAAATTCTGGACGACGATACCAATCTAACGGTCTGGCAACGTCAGCTACCGGCGCACATCAGCGATTTTGCGGCAATGGTGCTTTCCATGGATCAGCCCCTGGCCGAATCGCTGGTGATCGATCTACCGCAGGAGGACGCTCAACCGGCCCTGGAAGGTCTCGCCGCAGGCTTTCGCGATCTGCATGGCTATGAAGGCTTCATCGCTGATGTCTCCTGGCTGGTCAGTGCGTTTGCCTGTCTGCTAGGTGCCAGACGTGTCGGCCTGCGCCTGCGAACGCTGGATAAGGCTATGTGCCCGCGCTTTCACGTCGACCATGTGCCGGTACGGCTGATTACCACATACGCCGGCGTTGGCAGCCAGTGGCTAAAAGAAGGCGCAATGGATCGTCGACGCCTGGCGCAACCCGAGGCTGAGCCGGGTGATCCGCGTGCGGTTCAGCAGCTTGCCTGCGGCGATGTGGCGCTGCTCAAAGGCGAGAAGTGGCACGGTAATGAGGGCATGGGCCTGATCCATCGCTCGCCGCAGCTGACGCCGGGGCAGCGTCGATTGATCCTTACTCTGGATTGGCTCGCCTAA
- a CDS encoding NADH:ubiquinone oxidoreductase, translated as MRLIGCLLLALTSNQALAQACVVHSQAERLDVKVCQQNRNIPQKLFADGFCQPNLAGQKVEVQYVDQCPGGAFGICSNAQVANMPYRQDIHYYGVATDAAYLQPFCEGKSQGNWLKP; from the coding sequence ATGCGGTTAATCGGCTGTTTGTTATTGGCGCTGACGTCGAACCAGGCGCTGGCCCAGGCTTGTGTCGTGCATAGCCAGGCAGAACGGCTCGATGTAAAAGTCTGCCAGCAGAACCGCAATATTCCGCAGAAACTGTTCGCCGACGGCTTCTGCCAGCCAAACCTTGCCGGACAAAAAGTCGAGGTACAGTACGTCGATCAATGCCCTGGTGGCGCGTTTGGCATCTGCAGCAACGCCCAAGTCGCCAATATGCCTTACCGCCAGGATATTCACTATTACGGCGTGGCCACCGATGCAGCCTATCTGCAGCCGTTTTGTGAAGGAAAAAGCCAGGGCAACTGGCTCAAACCTTAG